TTGTAGTGGCCATTTGTCTAGAAGAAGGTTGCCGATGTGACCCTTCTTCTAGCAGTTTGATGTGTGGCTCCCAAGGGCTACAAGTTTTGTAAGGGTCCACTCAGGGGCGGATCTGCCAGGGGGGCTgccggggctcaagcccccctaccctgGCAGCTTCATTGGAGCCCCCTTAGCCCCCCATAAATTTTGTAGCCATTAACAACAGGAAAGAAGGTGTTGGAGTGCTTCCGACGAAAGTTGAAGATGAGTTTCGAGTTGAAGATGAGTTCCCAGCCCCCCCTAAATGTATTTTCTAGATCCGCTACTGGGTCCACTTATGCTATATGTATGATGTAGCACTGCATACATCAGTTGGAATGGCTGTGATGGTGGTATTGAACTGTTATGTAACTGGACACATGCTTTGGTGCCATTTTTGCATTCCCGCTGGAATTTGAATTGAATTGGCTGCTGCCACAAGTTTGAATTTGAACTGTAGCAGTAGCAGAATTCAGCCGCAACTAGTGCAGCCGAACAGGGTGATCATCACAACTCGTTCCTTTTTTTTATGAGAGGGACAACTCGTCTCCTTGGTGATGGTGAGGTCAATCTCAACTCGTCTCAGCCGAGTCCGAGCTCCAGCTCACCAAACCGGAGGGCATTCCGCGGTGGCCCCCGCAGTGACGCGGCCCGGCCGCCGAGACACACCGATCCGGTCCCCGAGCCGGCGTCCCGGCCCCCGGCCGATCTGCACGCCCGCCCGCCTGCTCCCTCGCCGAGTCAACGGCTTGACTGCGCCCGCGGCCGCCACGCTCGTAGTAGTAGTATATACGAGTACATGCCTTCCCTGTCCTCTCGTCCTCTCTCCCATTCGTCCCGCATTGCAGAAGCCGGAGAAACTTCCAAGCCCAAGAAAAAAGCTGCCACCTTTAACTCGATCCCGTCCCTCTCCGCCTGTGTCCGTGCGGCGGCGCCGGAGCCGAGAGCCTCCGGCGAACCGGGGCTAGTTGCTGCGGCGGGCTATTTCGGCGGTTTTGTGCCACGGCGGGACTGGAACCCCCCGGGCTGCCCTGTCAGGATCACCAAGCTTGAGGAAGTTCAGTTGGATTCGCCTCTCGCCGCGCTTCAGGTGAGTCTCGCCGTCTCGTTGGGTTCCTCTCGCCTTTTGTTTCCTTGCTGCGTTATCTTGTCTTGTCGACCGGTTGCGTGAATCCTTGTTTGGGCACGAGGTTACTGGACGATTCAAACGCTGGTTTTGTGTCTCTGATCTAACAACGCCGCCTAACTCAGGATCAATCACCAGgggctgtttagttcccaaaattttgcaaaatttttcaagattctccgtcacatcgaatctttgacgcatgaagcattaaatataaataaaaaataaaactaattatacagtttagacgaaattcacgagacaaatcttttaagcctaattagactacgattggacactaattgtcaaataacaatgaaagtgctacagtatcatttctcaaaaaatttcgcgaactaaaccatGCCTAGATTACCTGATATATTCTGGACAGAAAGCCTAGCAAAGAAATTTTAGTTCTGATCCCAACTCTGGTTGTCAGTTGCACATAATTGTCAGCTTCCGATAAATCGCCACGCCATGCCGGGATTTCTATGCACAGTACAATTGTGTGCAGATTGAAGCCAATCATGCATTAGTCGCTCGCAGTAATCAATTGGATCCGATGCCAGCGCATATGTATAGTACTAGTATTTCTATTCGTCACTATTCTGTACCATGGGCTGCAATCCGTTGCTGTGCTGCTGCACGTTGTATTATTTATTGCTCACAACAGTCAGTTAGATAAGCACTGACGTACAGGTTGCACACAATACAGCTGCCAGGGCTTATCAACCAGTCAATAGTATTTTCCTCCCACAACAAACCAATGCCAACCGGGCTTATCAGCTTAAAAattaaccagcgaacaggctgtgaACAGGCTGTGTGAGTAATAAATAATACTCATACATCTTTTGTCTACTGACGAAGCATTTCTTTGGTGGGTTGTCTTCTTCGCTGTTTATTGAAAAGAATGAACCGTGTATGGagtattttttttctcctttttctccAAAGTATGGTTGGTGTGTTAGGAAAGGAGTCTGATGTTGATGCCTATCTAACTATTATAGGAGatattttgaattagacaaaggCTGTAGTGGGCCTAGCCTACCGTGTTTGATCGTATTATTGTTGCCACCTGAATTGATACTAAAAGCGAAATACCAACGTCTCGATCCATGGTCATCAATTAGGCTAAATGATGTAGCCTGTGCTGCGGTGCTAGTTTGTTTTTGTGAATGAACATAGGATACAGGTGAATGGGTGATGAAACCACTGCTTTGTGCATCAGTGGTTTTCCTGCTCCTGTTCATACTTGAAGTGCATTTGAATTATGTGGTCAACTCCTCGTAAAAAAAGGGTTCTTTGAATTATTGCCACCCGAATCGGTGCTATCTAATGATAGGATACGGGTGATGAAACCACTGCTTTGAATGgacctgttcgcttctcttataatccgtacttttcagcttgttttttcagccaaaacagtatttttctcttacaacgaaTCAGCCAAAACAGTGTTTCAGCTTTTTTTTTTCAGCGAACCGAACGAGGCTACCACAAGTGAAATACCAACGTCTCCAATCAATGGCCATCAATAAGGTTCAGTGATCTAGCCTTTGCTGATGTGGAGTTCCTTTTGTGAATCCACAGTAGGATATGGGTGATGAGCCGCTGCTTTGCGTATCAGTGGTTTTCCTGCTCCTGTTCATACTTCAAGTGTACTTTGAATAATGTCCACTCCTTGGCAAAAAAAACCCTTATATGGTCAACGGAACTTATATGGCCAAAAAACGCCCTGTTCgcttacagcctgttcgcttgctcgtaaacgatcgtaaattttcagccaggaacagtgtttttctctcacaccaaaccagccagcagtaaataatccacgatcatttacggcctcccgaacaggctgttagcttataagccgtactttttcagccaacgaacagtatttttctctcacaacaaatcagccaacaatactttctgccatgacttatcagccaaacgaacatggcacTAGTAGGTGGGATTATGATATTTGTATAGCATAGAAAAATAGTGTGCATGGACATAACTTATGTAACTCAAGATAATTTCTTTTTGCAATAGCATctctttggctctttggttagaTTTATTCTGAGAGCTCTATTTTGAGATTTTAACATGCTTGGACACTCCTGTTGTTCTATAGATTACTATTCTGCCCCCTTCCCCCCTCAACTGGAATGCCAAAACAAACAAAGAAAATATCTTTTGTTTTCTAACTGGAATGCACATATCACATCAGTACTGTTTTAGCGGGTTCTGATAAGTTTTCGTTATTACAGACATACAGTACTGCATGCATAGATATCCTTTCCTGCTACTGCAATTGTGGGAAAGTGATTTTTGCCCATATACattttctagtttttttagaAAAGGATATACACTTTCTAGTGATTAGTAGCATTCAGTCTCTGGCTTTTTCCTTAGGTTTCCATTTTTGCTAAGCACAAATTTTTCTCATTTTTTATTGTTGCAAGTTGCCTAGTGTATTGTGTATACTGCTATTTCTTGCATAAGCAGAGCCTCTGTTCATGCCCTCATGTTTCAGGATACTGGACTGCCATCTCAGTTAAATGATACACTGCACAACGGTGGGCACCGGTAGTTTGAAACACGTCAGGAATGAGTTGTTTTGCTCACTTTTTCAAGAGGAAAAGGGGGCCACACCAACAAGACAATCCATCTGACGATTGTAAGATCTCTTATGCCTACAGTTATGTAAAAAGATCACCATTTCAAAAGTAGTATACTTGTTTTCTACTTTTAATGAATCTGCCTTCCTTCATGACACTTAGACTTATTTCTGCAGATTTCACTGGTTCTGAGAATATAACAAGATACAGCTACAGGGAACTGGTTAGAGCCACATCAAATTTTGACCAAAGCAATAAGATTGGTGAGGGGGGTTATGGACCTGTCTACAAGGTAGTAGCATAACTACTTCCAATTTGATAAAGGACCAGAATGCATTACTGGTGTTTAAAACCTTTCTAACTTACCACTTCAGGGAACACTCAAGGATGGAACAGCTATTGCAGTAAAGGTTCTGTCTTTACATTCTAGACAAGGTGCAAAGGAGTTTCTTAATGAGCTTCTTGCAATCTCTGATGTAGCACATGAGAACCTTGTCAAACTCTATGGGTGCTGTGTAGAAGGAAACCACAGGATCCTTGTCTACAATTATCTTGAAAATAATAGTCTTGCACATATCCTTCTAGGTAGTTCTCTTTACTGAATTCTGAATATTGTTTTCTGGAGTAATATCCTTTTAGCAAGGTAAAATGTTTACATCCTGTAACATTCCCGTGCTTGCCGTGCTATAGGTTCGGGACATAGCAACATGCAGTTCAACTGGAGAACTCGGGTAAATATCTGCATTGGTGTTGCTCAAGGATTAGCTTTCCTCCATGACAGTGTCCGCCCCCACATTGTTCACCGCGACATCAAGGCAAGCAATATACTTCTCGATAAGGATCTCACACCAAAAATATCTGATTTTGGTCTGGCAAAGCTTCTACCTCCGGATGTATCACATGTTAGCACAAGAGTCGCAGGGACCCTGTAAGTGAAAGTTACTATTGTTATTTCCTCTACTGTGATGGATGTTTCTTTTACTATTTTGTGTTCTCCATCCACATACTCCAATTGTAGTTCTGATGATCCTTTAAACTTAGCTGTGAGAGGCATTGGCAGCTACAATTGTCCAGTGACAGTTACTTCAAGAGGTTCTGTTGATCTAAATATCTAATCAGGGAGTGCAATGGAAAGAATGAAACCAAACTAGTACTTGATCACTCAGACATGGTTTGTGTGGTACCTAACACTGTAGTTTTGCTCGCAGAGGTTACTTGGCTCCTGAATATGCAATTCGAGGACAAGTTACGCGGAAGGCTGATGTCTACAGCTATGGCGTTCTGCTTATCGAAATTGTGAGTGGAAGATGCAACACTGATACGAAATTGCCCTACGATGACCAGATTCTCCTTGAGAAGGTATATACGGGATTCTACCAGTACAGACAAGACACAAGACACTTTCCATGAAAGTGGTTGCTTCAAACTGCATTTCTGAACAAATCACTTCTATACTTTTGCAGACATGGAGATATTACGACCGGGGGGATCTGGAGAAGATCATAGACAGCTCCCTGGGCGATGACCTCGACGTCAATGAAGCCTGCAGGTTTCTGAAGGTTGGGCTCCTCTGCACCCAAGACGTCACGAAACGGCGGCCAGGGATGTCTACGGTGGTCGCCATGCTGAAAGGCGAGGCCGACCTGGGCACAGAGATGATCAGCAAGCCCGACGTGATCAGGGATTTTGGAGACCTGAAGATGAGGAGCAAGGCCACGTCGTCGACACTGCTGACCTCCATCATGGCGCGGTCGTCCCAGCTGTCGTCTGAGGAGACGACGCGCAACTCCATCACCTTCACCGAGATATCGGAGCGTGACTGATGATCGCCGACGAGCAGAGGTTGCGATCGTGTAGCTAGAGGACCGGAAAGTGTACGTAgctgtttacatcaaaatttgggaagaacaaCGTGAAAATTTAAAACTTTCAAGATtgagtcatcaaggaatcgattacatcaggatcgatatcagctgattcagatgctgcactaggatcggctctcttcggatgacatcagcagataacgtcaaTGAGCTATGGTTAGCGTCGAGAAAAATGTCTGACTCTATAGAAAAGGAAAGATTAGggtaagttatcttaagttagaaatgtttttcttttataccaaatattgtaatgagtcgtacttgaataagattcatgtttaggttccggatataaatattggaccccaccTATTGTAAAAACATCCAATCAATTAATACCAATTaattttttggcttcacgccaacccttaggagtaggtgtagtgtagatctcgacgagttcttaaacaagcagggctgcatcggtccgtcCGATCTCCAGCTTGTCCGTAAGTATCGTCAtgacttatacttctgttcgtaagaCTCCATCGgctaagttcgacctccactgcgagctctagcataagctagttatcgattcttatctagttAAGTACGGCtgtatcggttaagttcgacctccactgcttgaattagattagggtcaagttatcggctctacttaAGGGTGACATCCTTCTGGTAGATTCaataagttaccgatcttgctgatgatcttattgttattagttttcaaCAATATCAACCTACCTGATCGAGatcaatctagatcggcctcatatccttttaatctatcgtttattttgttacattacgacggttcttactttaaacgacggattatgttttatcggtcgtTCTGCTTCAATCTtggtcgtgcatagtacgcggtcaatgcatgtctgatcttgagaaggtttactagctaatTAAATTTGGtccatagctcgctattatgaatgtatcaatccggtcgacccccactgttagtactttagatcagaggatgctagCTGTTAGATTTGCTTTTGACCAGGCATGACCCTGACTGTTCGCTATGcccgcatcggctaaatagccgctCGCCtgtgctttaacgcctacagtgtgtctctatgattctgttaaatgtgaacagatctatttattttaaagggttgatttgttgtctttatcacggctgccatcgatccggtcgaaccccactattaaagataacaggttaggtctgatgagttcatagatccGTCCATATTAAATAgacgattgttcacatgctgtagtcccttttctatctaaatcggctatttcagccgattcgcttgtgctttcacacatatagcatgtcttttagaaaacctgtcaatgtatagatggttttatggattcttcgattttagtttgttattatcattatagctgccatcgattcggtcgaacctcactgttgatagtaacagattagattcagagtgtttgtagatccatttgtactagacaatcAATTTATTTGCATATTATATCTTtactcgttagattcatcggttcaatgctttatactggtaatatccacctagctgatgattttacttatatctgcgtgcattgtacttgtcatcataaaattaatcgcaacccatgagctttacagAGATTTCTTTGCGTATCGGCTGTTTAGTTGATTtttccgtctggctgctcccgaaccggcacacttgaaactgtctgggcaagaccggcatgttccaccttaaattactaataaaatttctctcattgtcaattacaggtcaaattgactgacacacATTCGGGAATTCGTAGGGTCGAGTGGTCCTGCGTTGAAATCAAGCGggtctccagccttgctccatcaagcagatccttccgacttactgtgtgccaggcgcattgacatgtttttgcgccGACACACGTTCTAGCACgtccggtgggacaccacaatcgtcatggcaactcAGAACAACagcgacatccttatggtgccttatgaagacctacctaatgaggctaaagatgtcatcagtagagctatagaagaatttcaaaataagtgtttgttgtcctacaccaagacatgtgccaataaagttgttcagaaatatccactaccaagagttttattGTATGGACAGTCAAATACAGACGAAGCTGAGGATATGCGTTTCTTCATagaggctgtaaacaaatctgttcatgatgccatattgaatcataatacagttttcttgaacacattccacaacaccatgaaagaggtgtttcatggatatccaattgatcaggttggaccggtttactacaatattccacattCATTGACTTagaggactaatcaagccggtactagccatcaagaagcagcctAGCtgataatgatgatgtctaggcagttcagagctcatctgagcaagttcagggtgctactactaatcagatacaatataatcctagatcgtcagtgcagcatgtggaACAGCCGATGggacaagttcagaatcaaatggttaattttggcacagtaggccaaataccatcgtcggctcaaaaaatagcgccatcagtccaaaggattcgtagagatacagatcccagcatctacaaccagagacttcaagcagcaaaccagcaaatgacccagcagatagagattccataagggtatcgttatggcatagattacaatacccttcatatgattccaaatccaggttATCAAGGTACCTGGAATTTTAATCCGCAAATGGGTCAGCAGTTGCAAAGAAATCCAGATTTaagtgctgatgagttgttgctcagagtgaccgGGATGATGAAGAaacagttcggtttgaagccaaaagggcagacctttttgtacaaacatccatatccagagtggtatgatttggtcgctctttctaCAAATTATAGGATcccggagtttgctaagttcactggacaagatagcacaagcacaatagaacatgcctgttggtatcttacatagttaggagaagcatccattgaagaggcccatggAGCtcgtttcttcttcttgtccctgtcaggaccagcgaaaggtcctaatggctagaggaggggtgaatagcctattaaaaatttctacaacaacacttaacaaaccgattagacaattatgaggtgaagcaagtgttgcgctaacctactaaaatagcaagccacataccataattataatttatatagtttctatccacacaatagctatgacactacacagagttagtgtgctctcgaaagctaattaaagagccacactaaccaaactaacaagctctcacaactagctacactaaagagcttgacaactagtttgcggtaatataaagagagtgagcaagaaggttataccgccgtgtcgaggaaggagccaatcaatcacaagaatgaacaacaataaagaccaatcacctcataatcaaatgatgacacaataattttttaccgaggttcacttgcttgccggcaagctactcctcgttgtggcgattcactcacttgaaggttcacgcactaattggcatcacacgccaaaccctcaatagggtgccgtacaaccaacacaagatgagaatcacacaagccacgagcaattcaccagagtatattttggctctccgccggggaaaggtcaagaact
The nucleotide sequence above comes from Miscanthus floridulus cultivar M001 chromosome 18, ASM1932011v1, whole genome shotgun sequence. Encoded proteins:
- the LOC136520621 gene encoding cold-responsive protein kinase 1-like, whose translation is MSCFAHFFKRKRGPHQQDNPSDDYFTGSENITRYSYRELVRATSNFDQSNKIGEGGYGPVYKGTLKDGTAIAVKVLSLHSRQGAKEFLNELLAISDVAHENLVKLYGCCVEGNHRILVYNYLENNSLAHILLGSGHSNMQFNWRTRVNICIGVAQGLAFLHDSVRPHIVHRDIKASNILLDKDLTPKISDFGLAKLLPPDVSHVSTRVAGTLGYLAPEYAIRGQVTRKADVYSYGVLLIEIVSGRCNTDTKLPYDDQILLEKTWRYYDRGDLEKIIDSSLGDDLDVNEACRFLKVGLLCTQDVTKRRPGMSTVVAMLKGEADLGTEMISKPDVIRDFGDLKMRSKATSSTLLTSIMARSSQLSSEETTRNSITFTEISERD